One Microplitis mediator isolate UGA2020A chromosome 3, iyMicMedi2.1, whole genome shotgun sequence DNA segment encodes these proteins:
- the LOC130664819 gene encoding uncharacterized protein LOC130664819: protein MSGMRERTKAIRTKEDRDKFSEIARKCKEKRDIDAVTDRLAKLSLDSSKNPYDSSRKPSCSYKSSK, encoded by the exons ATGAGTGGTATGAGAGAACGCACCAAGGCCATACGGACCAAAGAGGACAGGGATAA ATTCTCGGAAATCGCCCGtaaatgtaaagaaaaaagagACATCGATGCAGTCACAGACCGGCTGGCGAAGCTGAGTCTGGACTCATCGAAAAATCCCTATGATTCGTCACGAAAACCGTCATGCTCATACAAATCTTCTAAATAG